One window from the genome of Candidatus Methylarchaceae archaeon HK02M2 encodes:
- a CDS encoding 4Fe-4S binding protein translates to MIMKSELPSWNEMEEGFITRTLTEEINETGSWRTFKPVIDHSRCTKCRLCIIYCPEPCIDLEVTSSDEKVTIDYNFCKGCGICAEECPVTCINMVEE, encoded by the coding sequence ATGATAATGAAGAGCGAATTACCTAGTTGGAATGAAATGGAGGAAGGTTTTATAACAAGAACCTTAACGGAAGAGATCAACGAAACAGGTTCATGGCGCACTTTTAAACCAGTGATTGATCATTCAAGGTGCACGAAATGTAGATTATGTATTATTTACTGCCCTGAACCATGTATAGATTTAGAAGTCACAAGTTCTGATGAAAAAGTTACGATCGATTACAATTTCTGTAAAGGTTGTGGAATATGCGCTGAGGAGTGTCCTGTCACATGTATAAATATGGTGGAGGAATAA
- a CDS encoding 2-oxoacid:acceptor oxidoreductase family protein produces MIEIRWHGRGGQGAVTASQLLAKACVKEGLYAQAFAMFGPERRGSPVVAFTRIDKEPIEVRSNIYEPDIVVIFDTLLMDSVNVTSGLKPKGNMIINTHSSPQELKQDFPEFKISTVDATQIALKRLGVPITNTVLLGALVKTTGIVTLKNIEEVVLERFNIKNVEAVKEAFNKTLVLEE; encoded by the coding sequence ATGATTGAGATTAGATGGCATGGACGAGGAGGGCAAGGAGCAGTAACGGCATCACAATTATTGGCTAAAGCTTGTGTTAAGGAGGGATTATATGCCCAAGCATTTGCGATGTTCGGACCCGAGAGACGGGGCTCTCCTGTAGTTGCTTTCACAAGAATAGATAAAGAGCCTATTGAAGTAAGATCGAACATTTATGAACCAGATATAGTTGTTATTTTCGATACTCTTCTCATGGATAGTGTAAATGTCACATCAGGCTTAAAGCCTAAAGGAAATATGATTATTAATACTCATTCTTCTCCACAAGAATTAAAGCAAGATTTTCCAGAATTTAAGATAAGCACCGTCGACGCTACACAGATAGCTTTGAAAAGATTGGGCGTACCGATAACGAACACTGTTCTGCTAGGAGCTCTAGTAAAGACAACTGGAATTGTAACTCTAAAAAATATAGAAGAAGTTGTTCTAGAAAGATTCAACATAAAGAATGTCGAAGCAGTCAAAGAGGCATTTAATAAGACTCTTGTATTGGAGGAATGA
- the cysS gene encoding cysteine--tRNA ligase, which produces MDALRVYNTYTKKKEDFKPIDGKRVKMFVCGPTVYDLSHLGHARTYVAYDVISRWLRYRGYDLFYLMNITDIDDKIIEKAKKRNEKPSKIAKEFGKLFFRDIKSLDIDTIDLFAYTSKHMPEIIDQIRRLIQNGFAYITQTGVYFDISKFEDYGKLSHQKPEELLRHRIELDSNKRNTQDFSLWKKRNDGNFAWGSPWGDGRPGWHIEDTAIAEKYLGYQYDIHGGGVDLTFPHHEAEIAQMESISSKKPMVKYWVHTGFLKVKGKKMAKSLGDFISIQDALKRYDLETIRLFLSSTHYHSNVNFDEKSLKQAKRTLISLYSTIDNVKRAINSCLRLTDDERIIKRKIKENKKKFTEAMDDDFNTPSALSYLYILAKDTNKLLDKQGSINERLADNIIATFKELGGIFGILQKERLREELSEDLEALIEEREKARERKDWRTADEIRNKLDEFGITLEDTSQGVRWKKK; this is translated from the coding sequence ATGGATGCCTTGAGAGTCTACAACACATATACCAAAAAGAAAGAAGATTTCAAACCGATAGATGGTAAAAGAGTAAAGATGTTTGTATGCGGTCCCACTGTCTATGATCTTTCACATTTAGGACATGCAAGGACCTATGTTGCTTATGATGTAATATCAAGATGGCTACGGTACAGAGGGTACGATCTTTTTTATTTAATGAATATAACAGATATCGATGATAAGATAATTGAAAAAGCTAAAAAGAGAAATGAAAAACCTTCGAAGATAGCAAAAGAGTTTGGCAAGCTATTCTTTCGAGATATCAAATCATTGGATATCGATACAATCGATTTATTCGCTTATACGTCAAAGCACATGCCAGAGATCATAGATCAGATCAGAAGGTTGATACAAAATGGTTTTGCGTATATCACTCAGACAGGAGTATACTTTGATATATCTAAATTTGAAGATTATGGAAAACTATCTCACCAAAAACCAGAAGAGCTGCTGAGGCATAGAATTGAACTTGATTCGAATAAAAGGAATACACAAGATTTTTCTCTTTGGAAAAAGAGAAATGATGGAAATTTTGCTTGGGGTTCCCCTTGGGGGGATGGTAGACCTGGATGGCACATAGAGGATACAGCCATAGCTGAGAAATACCTTGGTTATCAGTATGATATTCATGGAGGCGGAGTCGATTTAACGTTCCCACATCATGAAGCAGAAATAGCCCAAATGGAATCTATCTCAAGTAAAAAGCCTATGGTGAAGTATTGGGTTCATACAGGTTTTTTGAAAGTAAAGGGAAAGAAGATGGCCAAATCCTTAGGGGATTTTATTTCGATTCAAGATGCTTTAAAAAGGTATGATTTAGAAACTATAAGATTATTCTTATCTTCGACACATTACCATAGCAATGTAAATTTCGATGAGAAGAGTTTGAAACAGGCTAAAAGAACTTTGATATCTCTTTATTCAACCATTGATAATGTTAAAAGAGCAATCAATAGCTGCTTAAGATTGACAGATGATGAGAGGATCATAAAAAGAAAGATAAAGGAGAATAAGAAGAAATTTACAGAAGCCATGGATGATGACTTCAATACACCTTCGGCACTATCTTACCTCTACATTTTAGCTAAAGATACTAATAAGTTATTGGATAAACAGGGAAGCATTAATGAGAGATTGGCAGACAATATCATAGCTACTTTTAAGGAATTAGGTGGAATCTTTGGAATCTTACAAAAGGAAAGGTTAAGAGAGGAGCTCTCAGAGGACTTGGAAGCATTAATTGAAGAGAGAGAGAAGGCCAGAGAAAGAAAGGATTGGAGAACTGCAGACGAGATAAGAAATAAGTTAGATGAGTTTGGCATAACTCTAGAAGATACATCACAAGGTGTAAGATGGAAGAAGAAGTAA
- a CDS encoding MBL fold metallo-hydrolase: protein MIKEIIVLGSGGGRIVTMRQERKTGGLAFLLNDGIFIIDPGPGSIYHFNQLHLNPFSVKGVLITHRHPDHYSDAEIYIEAATKGGNVKQGLLIGAKSVLEPVSEMGYPAISRYHKNLPEIVLSMAPDDTIEYDKIKIMALKTFHTDIYAIGFRFDDGSRSISYFPDTEYNEEIMRGAESSDLLILSVLRPGNKIFHGHLCTDDAIKIVESLSPKKVLITHFGSKMIRASPEIEARKITERTGVETIAAIDGMKITLSESFTSLDSWK from the coding sequence ATGATAAAGGAAATCATCGTTTTGGGTAGTGGCGGAGGGAGGATCGTTACTATGAGACAAGAAAGAAAAACCGGAGGATTAGCTTTCCTTTTGAATGATGGAATATTTATAATCGATCCCGGGCCTGGCTCCATATATCATTTCAATCAGCTCCATCTCAACCCATTTTCAGTAAAGGGTGTATTGATAACGCACAGACATCCAGACCATTACAGCGATGCAGAAATCTATATTGAAGCGGCTACAAAAGGAGGAAATGTAAAGCAAGGTTTACTAATTGGGGCAAAAAGCGTTCTAGAACCTGTATCTGAGATGGGATATCCTGCTATTTCTAGATATCATAAAAACCTTCCTGAAATTGTATTATCTATGGCTCCTGATGATACTATAGAATATGATAAGATCAAGATAATGGCGTTAAAAACCTTCCACACCGACATATACGCTATAGGCTTCAGATTTGATGATGGCAGTAGATCAATATCTTACTTCCCGGATACAGAATATAATGAAGAAATAATGAGAGGTGCTGAATCTTCAGATCTCTTGATTTTAAGTGTTTTAAGACCTGGTAACAAAATATTTCATGGTCATTTATGCACTGATGATGCTATAAAGATCGTAGAGAGCTTATCTCCAAAAAAGGTTTTGATAACTCACTTTGGTTCTAAGATGATCAGAGCATCCCCAGAGATTGAGGCTAGAAAAATAACTGAAAGAACAGGGGTAGAGACTATTGCTGCTATTGATGGGATGAAAATCACACTTTCAGAATCTTTTACTTCACTCGATTCATGGAAGTAA
- a CDS encoding ribbon-helix-helix domain-containing protein, with product MSKKFASVSLPKELIDKIDLIIKNGKYGYESRPEFIKEAIRKRLSELGYEINQIVHTLKVWNVTKDRVTIFDETLNRWVNVDIGDGMVMCELDRSEDCTHVRFVTEIPEVITLFRRMGWKFRRR from the coding sequence ATGAGTAAAAAGTTTGCCTCCGTAAGCCTTCCAAAAGAGCTTATCGATAAGATAGACTTGATTATAAAGAATGGGAAATATGGCTATGAAAGCCGCCCAGAGTTTATCAAGGAAGCGATAAGGAAAAGACTTTCAGAACTAGGGTATGAAATCAATCAAATTGTACACACACTAAAAGTCTGGAACGTAACTAAAGATCGTGTGACGATATTTGATGAGACACTGAATAGATGGGTGAATGTTGATATAGGGGATGGTATGGTTATGTGTGAATTAGATAGATCGGAAGATTGTACTCATGTGAGATTCGTTACTGAAATACCTGAAGTCATTACATTATTCAGGAGAATGGGATGGAAATTCCGAAGGAGATGA